The following are from one region of the Rhizobacter sp. AJA081-3 genome:
- a CDS encoding glycerate kinase has product MSTPNPHTDPRGFLRALYDAAVARALPAETTAAWLPPPPKGRTVVIGAGKAGGAMAAAVDALWPQGSPLSGLVVTRYDHVPPAYKAKPGRIEVVEAAHPVPDEAGRRAAQRIAELAQGLSADDLVLCLISGGGSALLSLPADGITLEEKQAINKALLKSGAAIDEMNCVRKHLSAIKGGRLATNCAPARVVTLLISDVPGDAPEVIASGPTVPDSTTCADALAILTRYGIEIPAAARAGLESGAFESPKPGDPRFAGHAVHMIATPRQSLEAAAAVARAAGITPYILSDEMEGESREVGKVHAALARSVARSGTPFAKPCVILSGGETTVTVKSKGGRGGRATEFLMGCAIALQGEPGVHVLAADTDGIDGVEDNAGAIVTPDTLARGLALGMKAQAFLDYNDAYGFFAPLGDLVAPGPTFTNVNDFRALLVS; this is encoded by the coding sequence ATGAGCACGCCGAATCCCCACACCGACCCGCGCGGCTTCCTGCGCGCCCTCTACGACGCCGCGGTGGCGCGCGCGCTGCCGGCAGAGACCACCGCCGCGTGGTTGCCGCCGCCGCCGAAGGGCCGCACGGTCGTCATCGGCGCCGGCAAGGCAGGCGGCGCGATGGCCGCGGCGGTCGATGCGCTGTGGCCGCAGGGCTCGCCGCTGTCGGGCCTGGTCGTCACGCGCTATGACCACGTGCCGCCCGCCTACAAGGCGAAGCCCGGCCGCATCGAGGTGGTCGAAGCGGCGCACCCGGTGCCCGACGAAGCCGGCCGCCGCGCCGCGCAGCGCATCGCCGAGCTTGCGCAGGGCCTGAGTGCCGACGACCTGGTGCTCTGCCTGATCTCCGGCGGAGGATCGGCCCTGCTCTCGCTGCCGGCCGACGGCATCACGCTGGAGGAGAAGCAGGCCATCAACAAGGCCCTGCTGAAGAGTGGCGCGGCCATCGACGAGATGAACTGCGTGCGCAAGCACCTCTCGGCGATCAAGGGCGGGCGCCTGGCGACGAACTGCGCGCCGGCGCGGGTGGTCACGCTGCTGATCAGCGACGTGCCGGGCGATGCACCCGAGGTCATCGCCAGCGGCCCGACCGTGCCCGACAGCACGACCTGCGCCGACGCCCTGGCCATCCTGACGCGCTACGGCATCGAGATCCCCGCAGCGGCGCGCGCGGGCCTGGAAAGCGGTGCCTTCGAGTCGCCCAAGCCCGGCGACCCGCGCTTTGCCGGCCACGCCGTGCACATGATCGCCACGCCGCGCCAGAGCCTGGAGGCGGCCGCCGCGGTGGCGCGGGCTGCCGGCATCACGCCCTACATCCTCAGCGACGAGATGGAAGGCGAGTCGCGCGAGGTCGGCAAGGTGCACGCCGCGCTGGCGCGCTCGGTGGCGCGCAGCGGCACCCCTTTCGCGAAGCCCTGCGTGATCCTGTCCGGCGGCGAGACCACGGTCACCGTGAAGAGCAAGGGCGGCCGCGGCGGCCGCGCCACCGAGTTCCTGATGGGCTGCGCGATCGCGCTGCAGGGCGAGCCCGGCGTGCACGTGCTGGCCGCCGACACCGACGGTATCGACGGCGTGGAAGACAACGCCGGCGCCATCGTCACGCCCGACACCCTGGCCCGCGGCCTGGCGCTCGGCATGAAGGCGCAGGCCTTCCTCGACTACAACGATGCCTACGGCTTCTTCGCGCCGCTGGGCGACCTGGTGGCGCCAGGCCCGACCTTCACCAACGTGAATGATTTTCGCGCGCTGCTGGTGAGCTGA
- a CDS encoding GGDEF domain-containing protein has product MDPNTVIIMLATHLICSGGLYYLIGRGMPPRSGLRLWSAGGVLFGSAYIVRMLAGRDVAAAGMLTADAAMVLAACFFHAGLRQFLGRASWRWLHFAAAVLLYAVLHLLAVQLWNIVGRHVLLNVTLGLIYGAIAVEACLARAAQGRALASPLIVLTLVMGTLSLLTGARGFFIGIHGTEVVYRGLYAQIYYSYASLAAVLLGLNLVWMVFARLNTQLTELASRDALTRVLNRNGLEEVLARHFAERATRPVTLMQVDIDNFKRINDSHGHAAGDLVLREVAGSLNANIRASDFIARVGGEEFLVGCVAADDGVARALADRLLNGVRKLEVMLPGVKMPVRCTVSIGISRRCNERADWELCWAEADRALYAAKAAGRDRVMAAGALPPPSPRDAVPLRSPAPG; this is encoded by the coding sequence ATGGATCCAAACACCGTCATCATCATGCTGGCCACCCACCTGATCTGTTCAGGCGGGCTGTACTACCTGATCGGCCGGGGCATGCCGCCGCGCAGCGGCCTGCGCCTGTGGTCGGCCGGCGGCGTGTTGTTCGGCTCGGCCTACATCGTCCGCATGCTGGCCGGACGCGACGTCGCCGCAGCGGGGATGCTGACCGCCGACGCGGCCATGGTGCTGGCGGCCTGCTTCTTCCACGCGGGCCTGCGCCAGTTCCTCGGCCGTGCTTCCTGGCGCTGGCTGCATTTCGCCGCCGCGGTCCTGCTCTATGCGGTGCTGCACCTGTTGGCCGTCCAGCTCTGGAACATCGTCGGCCGCCATGTGCTGCTCAACGTCACGCTCGGGCTCATCTATGGCGCCATCGCCGTCGAGGCCTGCCTGGCCCGCGCGGCGCAGGGGCGTGCGCTGGCCTCCCCATTGATCGTGCTGACGCTGGTGATGGGCACGCTGTCGCTGCTCACCGGTGCACGCGGCTTCTTCATCGGCATCCATGGCACCGAGGTCGTCTACCGCGGCCTGTATGCGCAGATCTACTACTCCTACGCGTCGCTGGCCGCCGTGCTGCTCGGCCTGAACCTGGTGTGGATGGTGTTCGCGCGTCTGAACACGCAGCTGACCGAGCTGGCCTCGCGCGATGCGCTGACGCGGGTGCTCAACCGCAACGGCCTGGAGGAGGTGCTGGCGCGCCACTTCGCCGAGCGGGCCACGCGGCCGGTGACGCTGATGCAGGTCGACATCGACAACTTCAAGCGCATCAACGACAGCCACGGTCACGCCGCCGGCGACCTGGTGCTGCGCGAGGTTGCCGGCTCGCTGAACGCCAACATCCGGGCCAGCGACTTCATCGCGCGTGTCGGCGGCGAGGAGTTCCTCGTCGGCTGCGTGGCCGCCGACGACGGCGTGGCCCGCGCGCTCGCCGACCGGTTGTTGAACGGCGTGCGCAAGCTCGAAGTGATGCTGCCCGGCGTGAAGATGCCGGTGCGCTGCACCGTCAGCATCGGCATCTCGCGGCGCTGCAACGAGCGCGCCGACTGGGAACTCTGCTGGGCCGAGGCCGACCGCGCCTTGTATGCCGCCAAGGCTGCCGGGCGCGACCGTGTCATGGCCGCGGGCGCACTGCCGCCGCCGTCGCCGCGCGACGCCGTCCCGCTCAGGTCACCGGCGCCGGGTTGA
- the garD gene encoding galactarate dehydratase yields MHDRDNVAIVANDGGLPAGTACPGGLVLKDQVPQGHKVSLIDLKAGDAVRRYGVSIGRALRDIEAGRWVHERLLEMPGALGLEGLPMAVAQAPVLPPLDGFSFQGYRNADGSVGTRNLLAITTTVQCVAGVVEHAVRRIRTELLPSYPHVDDVVGLEHSYGCGVAIDAPDAVIPIRTLRHISLNPNFGGEVMVVSLGCEKLQPERLLPPGSFAIGEAATQPALDVVCLQDDAHVGFESMIDSILRQARVHLERLDARRRETVPASELVVGVQCGGSDAFSGVTANPAVGFASDLLVRAGATVMFSEVTEVRDAIDQLTARAATPEVAQAMVREMAWYDAYLQRGQVDRSANTTPGNKKGGLSNIVEKAMGSIVKSGSAPISGVLAPGDKLAPGQRGLIYAATPASDFICGTLQLAAGMNLHVFTTGRGTPYGLAECPVLKVATRSELARRWHDLMDLDAGRIATGEKSIEEMGWALFHRLLAVASGERTWAERHRLHNALVLFNPAPVT; encoded by the coding sequence ATGCACGATCGCGACAACGTCGCGATCGTCGCCAACGACGGCGGCCTGCCCGCCGGCACCGCCTGCCCCGGCGGCCTGGTGCTGAAGGATCAGGTGCCGCAAGGCCACAAGGTCTCGCTGATCGACCTGAAGGCCGGCGACGCGGTGCGCCGCTACGGCGTGAGCATCGGCCGCGCCTTGCGCGACATCGAGGCCGGCCGCTGGGTGCACGAGCGGCTGCTCGAGATGCCCGGGGCGCTCGGTCTCGAAGGGCTGCCAATGGCCGTGGCCCAGGCGCCGGTCTTGCCGCCGCTCGACGGCTTCAGCTTCCAGGGCTACCGCAACGCCGACGGCTCGGTGGGCACGCGCAACCTGCTGGCCATCACCACCACCGTGCAGTGCGTGGCCGGTGTGGTCGAGCATGCGGTGCGGCGAATCCGCACCGAGCTGCTGCCCTCGTACCCCCATGTCGACGATGTCGTCGGCCTGGAGCACAGCTACGGTTGCGGCGTGGCGATCGACGCGCCCGACGCGGTGATCCCGATCCGCACGCTGCGCCACATCAGCCTGAACCCGAACTTCGGCGGCGAGGTGATGGTGGTCAGCCTGGGCTGCGAGAAGCTGCAGCCCGAGCGCCTGCTGCCGCCGGGCAGCTTCGCGATCGGCGAGGCGGCCACGCAGCCGGCGCTCGACGTGGTCTGTCTGCAGGACGATGCGCATGTCGGCTTCGAATCGATGATCGACTCGATCCTGCGCCAGGCGCGCGTGCACCTGGAGCGGCTCGACGCGCGCCGCCGCGAGACCGTGCCGGCCAGCGAGCTGGTGGTCGGCGTGCAGTGCGGCGGCAGCGATGCCTTCTCCGGCGTCACCGCCAACCCGGCGGTGGGCTTCGCGAGCGACCTGCTGGTGCGCGCCGGCGCCACCGTGATGTTCAGCGAAGTCACCGAGGTGCGCGACGCCATCGACCAGCTCACCGCGCGCGCCGCCACGCCCGAAGTGGCGCAGGCCATGGTGCGTGAGATGGCCTGGTACGACGCCTACCTGCAGCGCGGCCAGGTCGACCGCAGCGCCAACACCACGCCGGGCAACAAGAAGGGCGGCCTGTCGAACATCGTCGAGAAGGCGATGGGCTCGATCGTCAAGAGCGGCAGTGCGCCGATCAGCGGCGTGCTCGCGCCGGGCGACAAGCTCGCGCCCGGCCAGCGCGGGCTGATCTACGCCGCCACGCCGGCCAGCGACTTCATCTGCGGCACGCTGCAGCTGGCGGCCGGCATGAACCTGCACGTCTTCACCACCGGCCGCGGCACGCCCTACGGCCTGGCCGAATGCCCGGTGCTCAAGGTGGCCACGCGCAGCGAGCTGGCGCGGCGCTGGCATGACCTGATGGACCTCGACGCCGGCCGCATCGCCACCGGCGAGAAGAGCATCGAGGAGATGGGCTGGGCGCTGTTCCACCGCCTGCTCGCGGTGGCCAGCGGCGAGCGCACCTGGGCCGAGCGGCACCGGTTGCACAACGCGCTGGTGCTGTTCAACCCGGCGCCGGTGACCTGA
- a CDS encoding tripartite tricarboxylate transporter substrate binding protein, translated as MNLTRRTLLAGFALAAFTPLPATAQEWPAKQPILIVVPFAPGGTSDILARTLGERLQATLKQTVVVENKAGAGGVIGADSVAKSPADGYTLLLGTIATHAINPALQPKMPYDAAKDFAPVWLIGSISNVLLVGADQPYKSAKDVIAAAKAKPGALVFGSPGQGTSQHLSGETLKIMAGIDIAHVPYKGSGPATQDLVAGQIPMTVDTALVALPHIQSGKIRALAVTSGKRTAVLPDVPTLAEAAVPGFDVSSWQALYAPAGTPAAIVARLNTELAQIAAQPEIKAKLASLGVDHNTNTPAQFGEFQKAEQAKWVKIVKDGNLKP; from the coding sequence ATGAACCTCACTCGTCGCACCCTGCTGGCCGGCTTCGCGTTGGCCGCCTTCACGCCCCTGCCGGCCACCGCCCAGGAATGGCCGGCCAAGCAGCCGATCCTCATCGTCGTGCCCTTCGCACCGGGAGGCACCAGCGACATCCTGGCGCGCACGCTGGGCGAGCGGCTGCAGGCCACGCTGAAGCAGACCGTGGTGGTCGAGAACAAGGCCGGCGCCGGCGGCGTGATCGGCGCCGATTCGGTGGCCAAGTCACCGGCCGACGGCTACACGCTGCTGCTGGGCACCATCGCCACGCACGCCATCAACCCGGCGCTGCAGCCGAAGATGCCCTACGACGCGGCGAAGGACTTCGCACCCGTGTGGCTGATCGGCAGCATCAGCAATGTGCTGCTGGTCGGCGCCGATCAGCCCTACAAGAGCGCGAAGGACGTCATCGCCGCCGCCAAGGCCAAACCCGGCGCACTGGTGTTCGGCTCGCCGGGCCAGGGCACCTCGCAGCACCTGTCGGGCGAGACGCTGAAGATCATGGCCGGCATCGACATCGCCCACGTGCCCTACAAGGGCAGCGGCCCGGCCACACAGGACCTGGTCGCCGGCCAGATCCCGATGACGGTGGACACCGCGCTGGTGGCTCTGCCGCACATCCAGAGCGGCAAGATCCGCGCACTGGCCGTCACCTCGGGCAAGCGCACCGCGGTGCTGCCCGACGTGCCCACGCTGGCCGAAGCCGCGGTGCCGGGCTTCGACGTGTCGTCGTGGCAGGCGCTGTATGCACCGGCCGGCACGCCGGCGGCGATCGTCGCGCGGCTGAATACCGAGCTGGCACAGATCGCCGCCCAGCCCGAGATCAAGGCCAAGCTCGCCTCGCTGGGGGTGGACCACAATACCAACACGCCGGCGCAGTTCGGCGAGTTCCAGAAGGCCGAGCAGGCCAAGTGGGTGAAGATCGTCAAGGACGGCAACCTCAAGCCCTGA
- a CDS encoding beta-propeller fold lactonase family protein yields MATIVYISNADSGEITVLALDESRGALATVQTVAALGTVMPMAVSPDRRTLYAARRNEPWSVLAFSIDPRDGRLEALAEAPLPQSMAHIAMDGSGRWLFSASYHGNLLALSPIDADGRPGVATQVIPTGPKAHAMRAAPGNCFVYATSLGGGVVMQFGFDAENGTLTPLAPRAFAVREGAGPRHLAFHPRGGFVYLLNELDASVDVFSLDPHSGALNCVQSLSTLPPGFAGEPWAAELRLTPDARFLYTSERRGSTLAGFAVDAASGRLAPIGHWPTQAQPRGFALSPSGRWLIAAGQLSHAVGVHAIDPRTGRLELRHEHAVGRNPNWVEAIALP; encoded by the coding sequence ATGGCCACCATCGTCTACATCAGCAACGCCGACAGCGGTGAAATCACCGTGCTCGCGCTCGACGAGTCGCGCGGTGCGCTGGCCACAGTGCAGACCGTGGCTGCGCTCGGCACCGTGATGCCGATGGCAGTGAGCCCCGACCGTCGCACGCTGTACGCCGCGCGTCGCAACGAACCCTGGTCGGTGCTCGCCTTCTCGATCGATCCGCGCGACGGCCGCCTCGAGGCCTTGGCCGAGGCGCCGCTGCCGCAGAGCATGGCCCACATTGCGATGGACGGCAGCGGCCGCTGGCTGTTCAGCGCCTCGTACCACGGCAACCTGCTCGCGCTGAGCCCGATCGATGCCGATGGCCGGCCCGGCGTGGCGACGCAAGTGATCCCCACCGGCCCGAAGGCCCATGCGATGCGCGCGGCGCCGGGCAACTGTTTCGTCTACGCCACCTCGCTGGGTGGCGGCGTGGTGATGCAGTTCGGCTTCGATGCCGAGAACGGCACGCTCACGCCGCTGGCCCCGCGCGCCTTCGCCGTGCGCGAAGGCGCCGGCCCGCGCCACCTCGCCTTCCACCCGCGCGGCGGCTTCGTCTACCTGCTCAACGAACTCGACGCGTCGGTCGATGTGTTCAGCCTCGATCCGCACAGCGGTGCGCTGAACTGCGTGCAGAGCCTGTCCACGCTGCCGCCGGGCTTCGCGGGCGAGCCCTGGGCCGCCGAACTGCGGCTCACGCCCGATGCCCGCTTCCTCTACACAAGCGAACGCCGCGGCAGCACGCTGGCCGGCTTCGCCGTCGACGCCGCCAGCGGCCGGCTCGCGCCGATCGGCCACTGGCCCACGCAGGCGCAGCCGCGCGGCTTCGCGCTCTCGCCCTCGGGGCGCTGGCTGATCGCCGCCGGGCAGCTATCGCACGCGGTCGGTGTGCACGCCATCGATCCGCGCACCGGCCGGCTCGAACTGCGCCACGAACACGCCGTGGGCCGCAACCCCAACTGGGTCGAGGCGATCGCCCTGCCCTGA
- a CDS encoding TRAP transporter large permease, protein MDAFVLLGSFVALMVVGVPIAYCLGLSALIGALWIDIPLDAVMIQLASGVNKFSLLAIPFFVLAGAIMAEGGMARRLVAFAGVLVGFIRGGLSLVNILASTFFGAISGSSVADTASIGSVLIPEMEKKGYPRPFATAVTVSGSVQAILIPPSHNAVLYSLAAGGTVSIAGLFMAGVLPGLLMGLTLAVLCLFIARKENYPKGEVIPLRQALKICADALWGLMTMVIILGGILSGVFTANESASIAVLWAFFVTMFVYRDYKWRDLPRLVHRTVKTVTIVMILIGFAACFGYLMTLMQIPMKVTAFFTGISDNRYVILLLINVMLLVLGCLMDMSPLILILTPILLPVVKMLGIDPVHFGMIMMVNLGIGLITPPVGTVLFVGSAVAKLPIGVVTRAMMPFFVALFIVLMMVTYVPWLSLWLPRTLGL, encoded by the coding sequence ATGGACGCCTTCGTCCTGCTGGGCAGCTTCGTCGCGCTGATGGTCGTCGGCGTGCCGATCGCCTACTGCCTGGGCCTGTCGGCCCTGATCGGCGCGCTGTGGATCGACATCCCGCTCGACGCGGTGATGATCCAGCTCGCCTCGGGGGTCAACAAGTTCTCGCTGCTGGCGATCCCGTTCTTCGTGCTGGCCGGCGCGATCATGGCCGAGGGCGGCATGGCGCGGCGCCTGGTCGCTTTCGCCGGCGTGCTGGTGGGCTTCATCCGCGGCGGACTGTCGCTGGTGAACATCCTCGCCTCGACCTTCTTCGGCGCGATCTCGGGCTCGTCGGTGGCCGACACGGCCTCGATCGGCTCGGTGCTGATCCCGGAGATGGAGAAGAAGGGTTACCCGCGCCCCTTCGCCACCGCGGTGACGGTCAGCGGCTCGGTGCAGGCGATCCTGATCCCGCCCAGCCACAACGCAGTGCTGTACTCGCTGGCCGCCGGCGGCACGGTGTCGATCGCCGGCTTGTTCATGGCCGGCGTTCTGCCGGGGCTGCTGATGGGGCTGACGCTGGCCGTGCTGTGCCTGTTCATCGCACGCAAGGAGAACTACCCGAAGGGCGAGGTGATCCCGCTGCGCCAGGCGCTGAAGATCTGCGCCGATGCGCTGTGGGGCCTGATGACCATGGTCATCATCCTCGGCGGCATCCTCTCGGGCGTGTTCACCGCCAACGAGTCGGCCTCGATCGCGGTGCTGTGGGCCTTCTTCGTCACCATGTTCGTCTACCGCGACTACAAGTGGCGCGACCTGCCCAGGCTCGTGCACCGCACGGTCAAGACCGTGACCATCGTGATGATCCTGATCGGCTTCGCGGCCTGTTTCGGCTACCTGATGACGCTGATGCAGATCCCGATGAAGGTGACCGCCTTCTTCACCGGCATCTCCGACAACCGCTACGTCATCCTGCTGCTCATCAACGTGATGCTGCTGGTGCTGGGCTGCCTGATGGACATGTCGCCGCTGATCCTGATCCTCACGCCCATCCTGCTGCCGGTGGTCAAGATGCTGGGCATCGACCCGGTGCATTTCGGCATGATCATGATGGTGAACCTGGGCATCGGCCTGATCACGCCGCCAGTGGGCACGGTGCTGTTCGTCGGCAGCGCGGTGGCCAAGCTGCCGATCGGCGTGGTGACGCGCGCGATGATGCCCTTCTTCGTCGCGCTGTTCATCGTGCTGATGATGGTGACCTACGTGCCCTGGCTGTCTCTGTGGCTGCCACGCACGCTGGGGCTGTAG
- a CDS encoding TRAP transporter small permease: protein MSRDPVFVQLMDRLYLAAIWLAGIAILLMSLIIPWGVFSRYVLGRGSQWPEPIAILFMMVFTFVGTAAAYRAGGHIAVTLFTDRLPAALQGAAARLVDLLMAVACLFVAWYGTRLALETMNQSISELPWLPVGVTYAAIPLGAAMTLAFVIERIVFGAQTQRAVVRFEEL from the coding sequence GTGAGCCGCGACCCCGTCTTCGTGCAGCTGATGGACAGGCTCTACCTGGCCGCCATCTGGCTGGCCGGCATCGCCATCCTGCTGATGTCGCTGATCATTCCCTGGGGCGTGTTCTCGCGCTACGTGCTGGGCCGCGGCTCGCAATGGCCCGAGCCGATCGCAATCCTGTTCATGATGGTGTTCACCTTCGTCGGCACGGCCGCGGCTTACCGCGCCGGTGGCCACATCGCCGTTACCCTGTTCACCGACCGCCTGCCCGCTGCGCTGCAGGGCGCGGCAGCGCGCCTGGTCGACCTGCTGATGGCGGTGGCCTGCCTGTTCGTCGCCTGGTACGGAACCCGCCTGGCGCTGGAGACGATGAACCAGAGCATCAGCGAGCTGCCCTGGCTGCCGGTGGGCGTGACCTACGCCGCCATTCCGCTGGGCGCCGCGATGACCTTGGCCTTCGTGATCGAGCGCATCGTCTTCGGCGCGCAGACGCAGCGCGCGGTCGTGCGCTTCGAGGAGCTCTGA
- a CDS encoding TRAP transporter substrate-binding protein has protein sequence MKIHARLLATAAALAVLTAAVHGQTLKAADVHPAGYPTVVAVESMGKKLDAATQGRIKFQMFPGSVLGGEKEMIEQTQVGAIQLLRTSLGPVGPVVPEVNVFNMPFVFRNPAHMRAVIDGPIGQEMLDKISASPARLVALAWMDGGSRSLYTKKPVRKPEDLKGQKIRMMGNPLFVDTMNAMGGNGISMGYGEVFTAIQTGVVDGAENNPPSLFTANHFQAGAKYYTQTNHLIIPEILVMSKVTWDKLSAADQALVKKFSREAQLEQRTLWDQYVVDSVAKLKAAGVEFIEIDNKPFFDATVPVRAKYGAQFADLMKRIEAVK, from the coding sequence ATGAAGATCCACGCTCGACTGCTCGCCACCGCTGCGGCGCTCGCCGTGCTCACCGCTGCCGTGCACGGGCAGACCCTTAAGGCGGCCGACGTGCACCCGGCCGGCTACCCGACCGTCGTGGCGGTCGAGAGCATGGGCAAGAAGCTGGATGCCGCGACGCAGGGCCGCATCAAGTTCCAGATGTTCCCCGGCTCGGTGCTCGGCGGCGAGAAAGAGATGATCGAGCAGACGCAGGTCGGCGCGATCCAGCTGCTGCGCACCTCGCTCGGCCCGGTCGGCCCGGTGGTGCCCGAGGTCAACGTGTTCAACATGCCCTTCGTGTTCCGCAACCCGGCGCACATGCGGGCCGTCATCGACGGGCCGATCGGTCAGGAGATGCTCGACAAGATCAGCGCCTCGCCCGCCCGCCTGGTGGCGCTGGCGTGGATGGACGGCGGCTCGCGCAGCCTGTACACCAAGAAGCCGGTGCGCAAGCCCGAAGACCTGAAGGGCCAGAAGATCCGCATGATGGGCAACCCGCTGTTCGTCGACACGATGAACGCGATGGGCGGCAACGGCATCAGCATGGGCTACGGCGAGGTGTTCACCGCCATCCAGACCGGCGTGGTCGACGGCGCCGAGAACAATCCTCCCTCGCTGTTCACGGCTAACCACTTCCAGGCCGGCGCGAAGTACTACACCCAGACGAACCACCTGATCATCCCGGAGATCCTGGTCATGTCGAAGGTGACCTGGGACAAGCTGAGCGCGGCCGACCAGGCGCTGGTAAAGAAGTTCTCGCGCGAGGCGCAGCTCGAGCAGCGCACGCTGTGGGACCAGTACGTCGTCGATTCCGTGGCCAAGCTGAAGGCGGCCGGCGTGGAGTTCATCGAGATCGACAACAAGCCCTTCTTCGACGCGACCGTGCCGGTGCGCGCCAAGTACGGCGCGCAGTTCGCCGACCTGATGAAGCGCATCGAAGCCGTCAAGTGA
- a CDS encoding NAD(P)-dependent oxidoreductase, with protein MTSPHPSPLRFRRLLLTGAAGGLGRVLRPRLKSRCDVLRVSDIAELGTAAPGEELQPVRLEDRAAMRALLEGVDAVVHLGGVSTEQPFDLILQANIVGAFNLYEAARVQGVRRIVFASSNHVTGFYRQDEVIDARAPVRPDGHYGLSKAYGENLAQFYWDRHGIETVSLRIGSSFPEPKDRRMLATWLSYDDLERLVVSALTAPGVGHSIVYGMSANTTSWWDNTAARHLGYAPQDSSEPFRAAVEARQPLIDRDDPATQYQGGAFVRTGPFD; from the coding sequence ATGACTTCGCCCCACCCTTCCCCGCTGCGTTTTCGCCGCCTGCTGCTCACCGGCGCGGCCGGCGGCCTGGGCCGCGTCCTGCGCCCGCGGCTGAAGTCGCGCTGCGACGTGCTTCGCGTGTCCGACATCGCCGAGCTCGGCACCGCCGCGCCCGGCGAGGAACTGCAGCCGGTGCGGCTGGAAGACCGCGCCGCGATGCGCGCTCTGCTCGAAGGCGTCGACGCGGTGGTGCACCTGGGCGGCGTGTCGACCGAGCAGCCCTTCGACCTGATCCTGCAGGCCAACATCGTCGGCGCCTTCAACCTCTACGAGGCGGCGCGTGTGCAGGGCGTCAGGCGCATCGTCTTCGCCAGCTCCAACCACGTCACCGGTTTCTACCGGCAGGACGAGGTGATCGACGCGCGCGCGCCGGTGCGCCCCGACGGCCACTATGGCCTGTCCAAGGCCTACGGCGAGAACCTGGCGCAGTTCTACTGGGACCGCCACGGCATCGAGACGGTGAGCCTGCGCATCGGCTCGTCATTCCCCGAGCCGAAGGACCGACGCATGCTCGCCACCTGGCTGAGCTACGACGACCTCGAGCGTCTGGTGGTGTCGGCACTCACCGCGCCGGGGGTCGGCCACAGCATCGTCTACGGCATGTCGGCGAACACCACGAGCTGGTGGGACAACACCGCGGCACGCCACCTCGGCTATGCGCCGCAGGACAGCTCCGAGCCCTTCCGCGCCGCGGTCGAGGCGAGGCAGCCGCTGATCGACCGCGACGACCCGGCCACGCAGTACCAGGGCGGCGCCTTCGTGCGCACCGGCCCGTTCGACTGA
- a CDS encoding FadR/GntR family transcriptional regulator, with protein MNQDVIAARRPRTLALGVVESLGERIREGRLAPGDKLPTEAAVMAEFGVSRTVVREALSKLQAAGMVETRHGIGTFVVGVGDASVFRIEPQQLATLRDVIAVLELRIGVESEAAGLAAQRRSVANLAVMRAALDNFAIAVEEGRDAVAADFQFHAEIARATQNEHFTGLLATLGAQIIPRARLEAAREADPPRQAYLRRVNAEHESIYDAIVAQDAEAARAAMRTHLANSRERRRRAFAEQGVAAP; from the coding sequence GTGAATCAGGATGTCATTGCCGCACGCCGACCGCGCACCCTGGCCCTCGGCGTGGTCGAGTCCCTGGGCGAGCGCATCCGCGAGGGGCGCCTGGCGCCCGGCGACAAGCTGCCCACCGAGGCGGCGGTGATGGCCGAGTTCGGCGTCAGCCGCACGGTGGTGCGCGAGGCCCTCTCCAAGCTGCAGGCGGCCGGCATGGTCGAGACGCGGCATGGCATCGGCACCTTCGTGGTTGGCGTGGGCGATGCCTCGGTATTCCGCATCGAGCCGCAGCAACTGGCCACGCTGCGCGACGTGATCGCCGTGCTCGAACTGCGCATCGGCGTCGAAAGCGAGGCGGCAGGCCTGGCGGCGCAGCGGCGCAGCGTGGCCAACCTGGCCGTGATGCGTGCCGCGCTCGACAACTTTGCGATCGCGGTGGAAGAGGGGCGCGACGCGGTCGCCGCCGACTTCCAGTTCCACGCCGAGATCGCGCGCGCCACGCAGAACGAGCACTTCACCGGGCTGCTGGCAACCCTGGGTGCCCAGATCATTCCGCGTGCGCGCCTGGAGGCTGCCCGCGAGGCCGACCCGCCGCGCCAGGCCTACCTGCGCCGCGTCAACGCGGAGCACGAGAGCATCTACGACGCCATCGTCGCGCAGGACGCGGAAGCGGCGCGCGCGGCGATGCGCACGCACCTGGCGAACAGCCGCGAGCGGCGCCGCCGGGCGTTTGCGGAGCAGGGTGTGGCGGCGCCCTGA